The following proteins are encoded in a genomic region of Poecilia reticulata strain Guanapo linkage group LG11, Guppy_female_1.0+MT, whole genome shotgun sequence:
- the atxn1a gene encoding ataxin-1a → MKSNQERSNECLPPKKRGTSSTLPPESRSPAIPPVYDRPENTACYVSAAGGNESNISAHDRSNKTDGPQYRSPSTLSDSSTSSSSLRLVSSLPTVYTSPLSQSTIGGTVHYTQLPPNMQFIASSYTTPYTSYISPQILPPPPPPPPLSSSSATQRPSYTETSPAQTLVTKQEQHRASSGRTSMPPPSTDPFPHHIQMSTSPRTVSSPHHLPSQSMHHHQSLGKYTDGYSRKEEGTRHRELHNGELERGRRFGPPPEPGLLKSGGKSREDRSSLSSFEARHLVLPSDYSTHDHLGLRTSVMLIPNSHGDHQLVPPRASPEKLTASTPTHQEKGSMGKPVSRPPSSSNTTCSFTFPPPLSADSLKAAVGTLPPQTVIQTTHSASEPLSMGLPSTSIYPQQPLIGYITGGSGSSYHTGLQQHLLIPGTQPVIIPVSGGGVPTLESVTSHITSSTQAAPFPATLPHTYIAATAPKGETVETQSGSFHVAAPGAVVQAQLHLPIVPAPPGLVAASTPPAHSSTVVSPSLPPYFIKGSIIQLADGELKRVEDLKTEDFIQSAEISSELKIDSSTVERIEGSHTSPNFAVVQFSVGEHRTQVSVEVLLEYPFFVFGQGWSSCCPDRTTQLLELPCTKLSVGDVCISLTLKNLKNGSLKKTQSPEPENNASGPHSSHGHLKPPRAISEESQSCSVGNFRHRERENGISQRGGGESGSGSGGDPRVENGDLTFGERGSVSKSQVARSTDPSSSRPSGSRKRRWSAPEGRKVEKSEEEPPLTLPKPSFIPHDVKVSIEGRSNIGK, encoded by the exons ATGAAGTCCAACCAGGAACGCAGCAATGAATGTCTGCCCCCCAAAAAGAGGGGCACATCAAGTACATTACCACCTGAAAGTCGCTCTCCGGCTATACCACCTGTTTATGACAGGCCGGAGAACACGGCCTGCTATGTTAGTGCAGCTGGTGGAAATGAAAGCAATATAAGTGCACATGATAGGTCAAACAAAACTGATGGGCCCCAGTATAGATCCCCCTCCACCTTATCAGACTcttccacctcctcttcctctttgagGCTAGTATCATCTCTCCCCACAGTGTACACATCCCCCCTATCTCAATCTACGATTGGAGGAACAGTCCATTATACACAACTGCCTCCCAATATGCAGTTCATCGCTTCATCGTACACTACTCCATATACAAGCTACATTTCTCCTCAGATactcccacctcctcctccgcctccccctctctcctcctcttcagcCACACAGAGACCATCGTACACAGAGACGTCACCTGCTCAGACGCTGGTCACCAAACAGGAACAGCATCGAGCGTCCTCGGGACGTACCTCCATGCCTCCTCCTTCTACGGACCCTTTTCCCCATCATATTCAAATGTCAACGTCGCCAAGGACTGTGTCATCACCTCATCACCTACCGTCCCAGTCCATGCATCACCACCAATCATTGGGGAAATATACAGATGGCTATAGCAGAAAGGAGGAAGGAACCAGACACAGAGAGCTCCATAACGGGGAGCTGGAGAGGGGTAGGAGATTTGGACCCCCACCAGAACCTGGCCTCTTAAAGTCGGGAGGTAAATCAAGGGAGGACAGGTCCTCCTTGTCTTCCTTTGAGGCTCGTCATCTGGTTTTACCGTCAGACTACTCTACTCATGATCACCTAGGGTTAAGAACCTCTGTCATGTTAATACCTAATAGCCATGGGGACCACCAGTTGGTACCACCCAGAGCCAGCCCTGAGAAACTGACAGCTTCCACGCCCACACACCAGGAGAAAGGCAGCATGGGTAAGCCTGTCAGTCGCCCACCCTCATCATCCAACACCACCTGCTCTTTCACATTTCCACCTCCACTAAGTGCAGACAGTCTGAAAGCGGCTGTCGGCACACTGCCGCCCCAGACTGTTATCCAGACCACCCACAGTGCTTCAGAGCCACTGTCAATGGGACTCCCTTCGACAAGCATCTACCCACAGCAACCTCTTATTGGTTACATTACAGGGGGCAGTGGGAGCAGCTACCACACCGGCCTACAGCAACACTTGCTCATTCCAGGCACCCAACCAGTCATCATCCCAGTTAGCGGAGGTGGGGTCCCCACATTAGAATCTGTAACCTCCCACATTACATCATCAACTCAAGCTGCACCTTTTCCTGCTACACTCCCACACACATACATCGCTGCCACTGCCCCGAAAGGAGAAACTGTGGAGACCCAAAGTGGCTCGTTCCATGTGGCTGCTCCAGGCGCAGTGGTTCAAGCCCAGCTTCATCTCCCCATTGTTCCCGCTCCACCAGGGCTAGTTGCAGCTTCCACTCCTCCAGCTCATTCAAGTACAGTGGTGTCCCCCTCACTCCCGCCATATTTTATCAAGGGTTCCATCATCCAGCTGGCAGATGGCGAGCTGAAACGCGTGGAGGACCTGAAGACAGAGGACTTCATCCAGAGTGCAGAGATTAGCAGTGAGCTGAAGATCGATTCATCCACGGTGGAGCGCATAGAAGGGAGCCACACCTCACCTAACTTTGCTGTTGTTCAGTTCTCTGTTGGTGAGCATCGCACACAG GTGAGTGTGGAGGTGTTGCTTGAGTACCCCTTCTTTGTGTTTGGCCAAGGATGGTCTTCATGTTGTCCAGACCGAACCACTCAGCTTCTGGAGCTGCCTTGTACAAAGCTTTCCGTGGGTGATGTTTGTATTTCACTCACTCTCAAAAACCTGAAGAACGGCTCTCTGAAGAAGACGCAATCTCCGGAACCAGAAAACAACGCTTCAGGCCCTCACTCTAGCCACGGGCACCTTAAACCCCCCAGAGCCATCTCGGAAGAATCCCAGAGCTGCAGTGTGGGAAATTTCAGACACAGAGAGCGCGAGAACGGGATCAGCCAGCGGGGGGGCGGCGAAAGCGGGAGTGGGAGTGGAGGAGACCCCAGAGTGGAAAATGGAGATCTCACATTTGGGGAAAGAGGATCTGTTTCCAAAAGTCAGGTTGCCAGGAGCACAGACCCCAGCTCCAGTAGGCCGTCGGGCAGCAGAAAGCGGAGGTGGTCTGCCCCCGAGGGTCGGAAAGTAGAAAAATCAGAAGAGGAGCCCCCTTTGACCTTGCCCAAACCTTCCTTCATTCCTCACGACGTGAAAGTCAGCATTGAGGGAAGGTCAAATATTGGCAAGTAA